In the Clostridium gelidum genome, GTTTGGCATTACTACTAATTGATTAGGCATTGTAAGGGATATTTCATTCTATAATAAAGATTTTCTAAAAGCTTATTCAGATATCTTTGTTGAGTATTAATGACGATTTTCAACTTCTAATGACACTTTATTTAATTTTCATCATAAATTATTCTTGGTTGCTCTTAATATGTTCTTAATTGTGATTCGCACATTTTTTATATGTGCATGCTTTTTTTAATTTAAGTTCCTGGTTACGCTTCGCGCTTTTTTTAATTGTGTATATTTTTTTAATCCTTCTTCAAACTTTATTTTTATAACTTCTCTAACATCTTTTGGCTCTATAACTTCACAATACTCTCCATAAGACAGTACATACCCATAAATCCAATCACCTTCTGGAAAAGTAACAGTTGCATTAAAGCTTCCATCTGAATTTTTCACAATATTTTCTTGTTCAAATTCATCAAAAACTCTATATGCCATTCTTTGATCAATTTTTAAAATTAAAGTGACCATTTTATTTTTATAAGATTTATCACCATCATCCCAAATATAAATTGGAATATCTCTTTTAAAAGTTTCATCTAATAATTTCATATTTCTAATTCGTGTGATTTTAAAAATTCTAAACTCACTCTTAATCCTACAAAAGCCATAGAGGTACCAGTCTTGTCCTTTAAAAACAAGTTTTAATGGTTCAACAGTCCTTAAAGTTTTTTCTCCATAGGAACTAAAGTAGTCAAAATTTATTATTTTAGTACTAAGAATAGCTGTTTTAATGATATTAAACTTTTCTTTTTCACTATCATCACTACCCCACCTAGAAAAATCAACATCAATCCAATTAGTACTTTCTTTATTAAAAATTGTACTAAGTCTTTTTAAAACAGGCTCTACATCCAGGAATTTCATGGCATTTAAGCTTTGAAGGCTCATTAATATTTCATTTTGTTCTTTCTCTGAAAGCACAGATTTATTAAGTACAAAATCATCCATAAGGCTGATTCCTCCACCTTTACCTTTGTTAGTATAAATGGGTATACCTGCAATTGATAGCGTATCAATATCTCTATAAATGGTCCTAACTGACACCTCAAAGCGTTCTGAAAGTTCCTTGGCTGTTATAGTTTTTTTATCTAGTAAAATATATACTATTTCAAATAATCTGTTTATTTGCATTTTTATCACCTAAATTTATTATACATTACAAGATATATTATTAATACTTGCTTTTAAAACATTGAAAGTTGATCGTCTTCATACCCCTTCTTATAAGCATTAATAATATCTTCCATTTTATATAGTATGCCAAAATTATCACATTCTCTTTTAAATACCTTCCATAATTCCTTGGCTCTTTTTGATTTACATTCATAATCATTTTTATACTGCCCTATATATTTTTGCTTAATTCCGGGAAAATTCTCATCAAGCTTTTTAAAATACCAATCTCTTTGGTTTTGTCTTAAAGTCACTCCAAAGGCTGGATATATAAACTTAGCTCCACTTTCATGTGCAAGATTAATTATTCCATTTATATTTTCTTCATTATCTTCTAAAAATGGGAGAACTGGCATAAGCAATACTCCAGCAAAAATCCCGTTATCAGAAAGTTCCTTTATGGCAGAAAATCTCTTTGAGGCTACCACTACATTAGGTTCTATCTTCGTGCAAAGTTCATCATCGCAAGTTGTTACTGTTATCTTAACAAGCACTGGCGAATGACTTTTTATCTTTTTTAATATATCAATGTCTCTTTTTATTAAATCACTTTTCGTAATAATTGAAACACCAAAACCATGCATATTAATAAGTTCTAAGGCACCTCTTGTTAAAGAATATTCTTTTTCAAAGGGATTATAAGGATCACTCATAGCTCCAGTTCCTATTACACCTTTTCTTTTCTTTGATTTAAGTTCCTTATTAATTAATGCAAGGGCATCTTTTTTTGCTCTTACTGTATCAAAATTATCTATTCTATAACATTCGCTACGGCTATCACAATAAATGCATCCATGACAACACCCCTTGTAAATATTCATATTATAATTATTCCCAAACCAAGGACTATTCTCAACATATCCAGATATAATAGTTTTAGCAGATATGAATTCCATTATTAACCTCCCCTACATAAAAATCATTTATTGAACTGTTTATTTTTCTCTATTATAGCAAATTACTTCTATCATAATCATTATACTCAAATTACAATTACTAATTTATTGAGATATAAATATTTATTTCAGCATTATCCATGTCCCCACCGCTTATATATTCCTCAAAATCAGAACTATATTTTCGGTCCAAATCCATTGCCCAAATTTCACCCCAACATTCTGCTACTGCTTTTTGTACATTGCCTTTAGCTACGAATTTTGCATATTTGCCTTCTGCACTTTTTTTCACATCAATTTCACTTGGCATATTTTTATCTTTAGAAATTTCACAGCAAATCATCACATCGTAAGCACCATTAACTTTATCTTCATAATTTGCGTATAAACCAATGCTTCTATCATTTTTCTTGTTTTGAATTGATCCATAAACACCATCTGCAAAAAAATGTCGCCAAGTTTCACCTATAGCTTTTCCCATATTAGGATCATTATTGCTTGTTCTGATTGTAATCCCTGCTACTATTTTTTCTTTTAAATACACTACTTCATAATTCATTTTATATACCCCTTTTCATTAATAATATAATAGTTATTCTCAAAACTTTACTTGAAACTAGAATGTACTATTTTAAAAAGTCATCTTCAAATATAATTTAGATGAACTAAAGTCAGTATATCAATTGTAACTTGACAACAGTATGTCATATTATAATATATTATTTATATCTTAAGTTCTTTATAAAAATCTCTTAAGTACCACAGGTCATTTATTTGAATGCAAATTACACGACTACGCATATTTAAATTCAAATTGCATAAGTATATGATTATAATTTTTAATTCTAAAAAATGATTCCACTACATTTTATTTACAATCCTAAACAAGCAAAAAAGCACTCAATTAACTTAAACTCTACCCTGCATAATCAGCAGAATACTGTTCATTTAAATTGAATGCTTTCCATAATCGTTATATATATTTTAATTGGTTTTCTACAATTACAGTACTAATTATTAAAAAAATCGCGTAGTGACTTCATCCTAAATTATCAATTGTACATTATTAATTCTTAATTGCAATATATATATAATTAAAAATTTTCTATTTATCCTATCAATTTGACTTTTCTTGTGCAGTTTGTGGATACTTTCTAATTACAATGATTTCTACTCTTCTATTTTTAGCTCTACCTGCCTCTGTGGTATTCTCAAATTTAGGCATATATTCACCGTAAGCTTGAATAGATACTTTATCAGCGCTAATTTCCCCTGAAGCAACCATAAAATTCATTACATTTATAGCTCTCATTGCGCTTAATTCCCAGTTAGATCGGAATTTATCATTCTTAATAGGTACATTATCAGTATAGCCTACAACCTTAACTTTATTCTCTAAGCCTTGAAGCAGATTTGAAATTTGTACAAGTAATGGTGATAAATTATTTTTAACCTCTGCCTCAGCTGTATTAAAAAGCACAACATCTTGTATTGAAATTTCTAATCCCTCACCGTTAAGAGCAACCTTAACCTTATCAGAATAACCCTCTTTTGTAATTTCTGCCTCTAACATTTTCTTTACTTCAGTCATCTTGTCATCCTCAGCTTGTCCTGGTGAAACCTCCATAGAGATAACTGAATTACCATCGCGTTGCATTACCCCACTACCACCTGCAAAAATAATATTAAATTGTTGGCTCATTGCATTAAATTTTGCTGCATCGGTTTGACCCATAGCAAACATAACAATAAATAGTGCCAATAGGAGTGTTAACATATCTGAATATGGAAGAAGCCACGCTTCATCAACATGCTCTTCATGATGTTCTTTTTTCTTTCTCATCATTATTCTCCTTTAAATTAGTTTTCTTTATTGTTTTCTTCAAATCTTGCTCTTTTGCTAGGTTCTATCATCCCTACTAGTTTTCTTTCAATACTCTTTGGATTGTTCCCTGCTTGAATAGCTAAAATTCCTTCAAGCATAATATTCATACTTGTTACTTCTTCTAAAGATTTTCTTTTTAATCTGTTTGAAAATGGATGCCAAATTAAATATCCAGTAAAAATACCATAAACTGTTGCAACGAAAGCTGACTTTATACTTTCCCCAAGTTTTTCAATATCATTAAGATTTCCAAGAGCACCAATTAGTCCAATAACAGCTCCTAAAACTCCAAGGGTTGGAGCTGTACCTCCCGCTGATGAAAAGGCTGTAATACCAAGCCTATGTCTTTCTTCCATACTCTCAATTTCTATTTCTAATACTTCTTTTATAAGGTCTGGCTCTAGACCATCGACCACCATCTCTAATCCTTTTTTCAAGAATTTGCTTTCTAGTCCATTTATAGTACTTTCAAGAGATAGCAATCCATCTCTTCTAGTTGTTTGAGCCATTTCTACAAGTTGCACAATAATTTCACTAGGATCTTGTTGATTCTTATTACTAAAAAGAACCCCAAAAACTTTACCCAATTTCATAAACTCACCTTTTGGGAAAGAATTCATCAATCCAATTACAGTACCCCCAAGAATTACCATTATTGCTTCAACGCTTAATAGTACCGCAAGACTAGCCCCTTTTTCTAGCATAGCTGCAACTACAATTATTAGACCACCAATAAGACCTATAACCAAAAATATATCCATGTTTGTCCCCTTTCTAATATGTACCTTAACTGAATTTGAATTAATTTATTTAATATTTTAAGTCTTCACATTTTATAATAGTTTTCCCTTTTGCTTTTCACATGGCTTTAAGTTCTCAATTAATACATAATACTTCATTTTTCACATTATTGATCGTAAATTTCTAATATAAATATAATACCATAATTAATTGCCATTTTAACATTTAATTCCAATATATATCTGAATAAGATTCTTGACTTTTTTCTGTTTTATAAGAAAATCCCCTAATATCACCTTTAATCTCATATATATATCAATTATATTTATTTTCATTAATAATTCCTTCAAATTCGATATATTAAAATTATAACATTGTAGCATTAATTATTCTATAAATATATGTAATCTTATATAGTATAAAATTTACTTTAAGTTAAATAATAACTATATATATTAGGCATATTCAAAAAAATAACAAGTTCCCACTATAGTCTATTTTATTTGAAATGCTTTATTTAAGATAAGGAGGTATAAAAAATTGAATGAAGGATTAGTAGTTTTTGTGCGTTCTATTATTGGATTCTTTTCTTTACTTATTTTTGCGAAGATATTAGGGAAACAACAAATAAGCCAATTAAGTTTTTTCGATTATGTACTTGGAATAACAATTGGATCTATTGCTGCAACTCTTACTACAGACTTATCCAGTAGAGCTTGGCCTCATTTTATCGGGCTTTTCACTTGGGCTCTACTTGGATATTTAATGGAATCCATTACTTTAAAATGGCGATATGCTTCAAAATATATAGATGGAGAACCCACTATTATCATCATGAATGGCAAAATAATGGAGAATGCATTACGAAAAATGAAATACAAAATCTCTGATATTATGGGGTTACTAAGAAATAAAGATGTTTTTGATTTGTCACAGGTAGATTTTGCAATTATCGAAACAAATGGCCAACTCTCTGTACTAAAAAAGCCAGACTATGAACCTTTAACACCTAAAGATATGAGTATTCTTAAAGCACCAACTGGTATCAGTACAGAACTTATTTATGATGGAATCCTTATAGATGAAAATCTAAGGCAACTTAACAAAACCAAAAAATGGATTATGGATCAGTTGAAAATGCAAGAAATTAAAGACGTTTCAGAAGTATTTCTTGCAACATTAACACCTTCTGGTTCCTTGTATGTAGATAAATATGATGATCACATAAAAAAGATAACTGATATCGGTGATTTTAAAGGACCATATTAAGGAGGAAAATTATTATGAGAAAATTTTTAGTTATAACTATCCCCATAGTGACATTAGCTTTTTTTGTATTAATTATGCTTAGTAGTAGTATTTTAAAAGGATCTCTAGGAAAAGATGATAATATTCCTGAATCAATCGAATTGATTATTCAGGATGTAGAATCTGAAAACTGGGAAAGTGCTAGTGATAAGACAGAGAATTTATCAAATGTATGGGAGAAAGTAGTTAAAAGAATACAATTCAGTTCCGAAAGAGATGAGATAAATTCGTTTGATACAAGTATAGCTCGTCTTCGTGGTGCTATAATGGCAAAAGATAAATCTTCTTCATTTATGCAATTAAATGAAGCTTATGAACATTGGGAGGGATTAGGAAAATAAACCTTAAATTAGTGGAGGGAGTCATTGATATTTGTCTCAATGACTCCCTCTACTAATATTAATTATTTATTGTATTGAGGTTCTTCTTGTTTCA is a window encoding:
- a CDS encoding helix-turn-helix transcriptional regulator; this encodes MQINRLFEIVYILLDKKTITAKELSERFEVSVRTIYRDIDTLSIAGIPIYTNKGKGGGISLMDDFVLNKSVLSEKEQNEILMSLQSLNAMKFLDVEPVLKRLSTIFNKESTNWIDVDFSRWGSDDSEKEKFNIIKTAILSTKIINFDYFSSYGEKTLRTVEPLKLVFKGQDWYLYGFCRIKSEFRIFKITRIRNMKLLDETFKRDIPIYIWDDGDKSYKNKMVTLILKIDQRMAYRVFDEFEQENIVKNSDGSFNATVTFPEGDWIYGYVLSYGEYCEVIEPKDVREVIKIKFEEGLKKYTQLKKARSVTRNLN
- a CDS encoding SPL family radical SAM protein; amino-acid sequence: MEFISAKTIISGYVENSPWFGNNYNMNIYKGCCHGCIYCDSRSECYRIDNFDTVRAKKDALALINKELKSKKRKGVIGTGAMSDPYNPFEKEYSLTRGALELINMHGFGVSIITKSDLIKRDIDILKKIKSHSPVLVKITVTTCDDELCTKIEPNVVVASKRFSAIKELSDNGIFAGVLLMPVLPFLEDNEENINGIINLAHESGAKFIYPAFGVTLRQNQRDWYFKKLDENFPGIKQKYIGQYKNDYECKSKRAKELWKVFKRECDNFGILYKMEDIINAYKKGYEDDQLSMF
- a CDS encoding GyrI-like domain-containing protein, with the protein product MNYEVVYLKEKIVAGITIRTSNNDPNMGKAIGETWRHFFADGVYGSIQNKKNDRSIGLYANYEDKVNGAYDVMICCEISKDKNMPSEIDVKKSAEGKYAKFVAKGNVQKAVAECWGEIWAMDLDRKYSSDFEEYISGGDMDNAEINIYISIN
- a CDS encoding flagellar motor protein MotB, producing the protein MRKKKEHHEEHVDEAWLLPYSDMLTLLLALFIVMFAMGQTDAAKFNAMSQQFNIIFAGGSGVMQRDGNSVISMEVSPGQAEDDKMTEVKKMLEAEITKEGYSDKVKVALNGEGLEISIQDVVLFNTAEAEVKNNLSPLLVQISNLLQGLENKVKVVGYTDNVPIKNDKFRSNWELSAMRAINVMNFMVASGEISADKVSIQAYGEYMPKFENTTEAGRAKNRRVEIIVIRKYPQTAQEKSN
- the motA gene encoding flagellar motor stator protein MotA produces the protein MDIFLVIGLIGGLIIVVAAMLEKGASLAVLLSVEAIMVILGGTVIGLMNSFPKGEFMKLGKVFGVLFSNKNQQDPSEIIVQLVEMAQTTRRDGLLSLESTINGLESKFLKKGLEMVVDGLEPDLIKEVLEIEIESMEERHRLGITAFSSAGGTAPTLGVLGAVIGLIGALGNLNDIEKLGESIKSAFVATVYGIFTGYLIWHPFSNRLKRKSLEEVTSMNIMLEGILAIQAGNNPKSIERKLVGMIEPSKRARFEENNKEN
- a CDS encoding DUF421 domain-containing protein produces the protein MNEGLVVFVRSIIGFFSLLIFAKILGKQQISQLSFFDYVLGITIGSIAATLTTDLSSRAWPHFIGLFTWALLGYLMESITLKWRYASKYIDGEPTIIIMNGKIMENALRKMKYKISDIMGLLRNKDVFDLSQVDFAIIETNGQLSVLKKPDYEPLTPKDMSILKAPTGISTELIYDGILIDENLRQLNKTKKWIMDQLKMQEIKDVSEVFLATLTPSGSLYVDKYDDHIKKITDIGDFKGPY
- a CDS encoding DUF4363 family protein, which codes for MRKFLVITIPIVTLAFFVLIMLSSSILKGSLGKDDNIPESIELIIQDVESENWESASDKTENLSNVWEKVVKRIQFSSERDEINSFDTSIARLRGAIMAKDKSSSFMQLNEAYEHWEGLGK